Proteins from one Salinispora arenicola genomic window:
- a CDS encoding PspC domain-containing protein produces MTEEAAQHQPTGATPPPATPTGGPPPPWGPAGVPPPDPSPPGGGTSFTSRYGLVRPHDGRFLAGVCAAIGRATNTDPVLWRVLLAVLGFFGGIGILVYVSAWLIIPGEGDTASPVESMLGRGRSSMSPATVIVLGILVAVSFAFIVTDAFRAVLLGAAILICGALLLNRERPDRAGHPRPTGTPTGPAPPGSYPTPTEAPATGPTTESPFGAVQPVENPGTGTPAEPTVARAHPDDTPTPTVPTPTIPTPTAWPAAPSWAPPPEAPTAPGAPPGGVRPPFAPYGPYAGSTVPPAPQRASKRPRERSALGAVTFSLVFLVLGLLAVLDLAGVLPLTASAYFAAILATVGLGLLVGTWFGRARWLIALGLVTAAALAMATVAESYDHFSGVNKTVTWAPASHAELATRYENTFGDAVLDLRAVDFTGRNSEVVMAVTIGEATVLLPPNVDATVTTDINVGEAIVFGHQSDPRDEHGGFDGPPRDTTNLGADGPGGGTLRLFIHVNAGRLEVTR; encoded by the coding sequence ATGACCGAGGAAGCCGCCCAGCACCAACCGACCGGGGCGACGCCACCACCCGCGACGCCGACCGGCGGACCGCCACCACCATGGGGCCCGGCCGGAGTGCCGCCACCCGACCCGTCCCCACCAGGTGGGGGCACCAGCTTCACCTCGCGGTACGGGCTGGTCCGCCCACACGACGGCCGCTTCTTGGCCGGTGTCTGCGCGGCGATCGGGCGGGCGACCAACACCGACCCGGTGCTGTGGCGGGTGCTGCTCGCGGTGCTCGGCTTCTTCGGCGGTATCGGCATCCTGGTGTATGTCTCCGCCTGGCTGATCATCCCGGGCGAGGGTGACACTGCCTCACCCGTTGAGTCGATGCTGGGTCGCGGGCGGTCGAGCATGTCCCCGGCCACCGTGATCGTGCTCGGCATTCTGGTGGCGGTCAGCTTCGCCTTCATCGTCACCGACGCGTTCCGGGCCGTGCTGCTCGGTGCGGCGATCCTGATCTGTGGGGCTCTCCTACTCAATCGCGAACGGCCAGACCGGGCGGGACACCCCAGACCGACCGGGACGCCGACCGGCCCGGCACCGCCGGGCAGCTACCCCACCCCGACCGAGGCTCCGGCGACCGGACCAACCACCGAATCCCCCTTCGGCGCGGTCCAACCGGTCGAGAATCCGGGCACCGGCACGCCGGCGGAGCCAACCGTCGCACGAGCCCACCCGGACGACACCCCGACCCCGACCGTTCCGACGCCGACCATTCCGACACCGACTGCCTGGCCAGCCGCACCGTCCTGGGCACCACCACCGGAGGCACCGACGGCGCCCGGGGCTCCGCCCGGCGGAGTCCGGCCCCCCTTCGCTCCGTATGGGCCGTACGCCGGATCGACCGTGCCGCCGGCCCCGCAGCGGGCATCGAAACGACCACGGGAACGGTCCGCGCTCGGCGCGGTGACCTTCTCGCTGGTCTTCCTCGTCCTCGGCCTGCTGGCCGTCCTCGACCTGGCGGGGGTGCTCCCCCTCACCGCGTCGGCGTACTTCGCGGCGATCCTGGCCACCGTCGGCCTCGGCCTGCTCGTCGGCACCTGGTTCGGTCGGGCTCGCTGGCTCATCGCGCTCGGCCTGGTCACCGCCGCCGCGCTGGCGATGGCCACCGTGGCCGAGTCCTACGACCACTTCTCCGGGGTGAACAAAACGGTGACCTGGGCGCCGGCGAGCCACGCCGAACTCGCCACCCGATACGAGAACACCTTCGGCGACGCGGTGCTCGACCTGCGCGCGGTGGACTTCACCGGGAGAAACAGCGAGGTCGTCATGGCCGTCACGATCGGGGAGGCCACCGTGCTGCTGCCGCCGAACGTCGACGCCACCGTCACGACCGACATCAACGTCGGTGAGGCGATCGTCTTCGGCCACCAGTCCGACCCACGCGACGAGCACGGCGGCTTCGATGGTCCGCCACGTGACACCACCAACCTGGGGGCGGACGGCCCCGGTGGCGGGACGCTGCGCCTCTTCATCCACGTCAACGCCGGCAGGCTGGAGGTAACTCGGTGA
- a CDS encoding ATP-binding protein, producing MTWEPLISVVTESPRLYRAREHRMVAGVAAGIAGHLRIPVLWVRVAFVVLLGFSGLGLLLYTAFWAVVPLRPGDTAAPPRRDVAQLLPFVAIGLVVLLLQMAVFDSVGASGAAGTAGWLVTIIAVGAGLIWHQSAPERRQQWGGNLPVPWLSAVVEESDRRAFVLRFIGGGILVAVGIIGVAAVYSPTQNFDAVLNGVIFALVGLAGVGVVAAPVLWRTWNQLRSEREGRIREQERAELAAMVHDQVLHTLALIQRNAGDGKTVTRLARGQERSLRNWLYRPTASPSERLAAALEQAAAEAEDTFAITVETVVVGDRRTDERVGALVAAAREALVNAARHAGVQTVSLYAEVEPEQVSVFVRDRGRGFDPATVEDHRHGVRGSIIGRMQRHGGRAEIRSELGEGTEVRLILPISRDSSTAERR from the coding sequence GTGACCTGGGAGCCCCTGATCAGCGTCGTGACTGAATCCCCTCGCCTCTACCGCGCCCGCGAACACCGGATGGTCGCCGGGGTGGCGGCGGGTATCGCCGGGCACCTCCGCATTCCGGTGCTCTGGGTCCGGGTCGCGTTCGTGGTGCTGCTCGGCTTCAGCGGGCTCGGGCTGCTGCTGTACACCGCTTTCTGGGCAGTGGTGCCGTTGCGGCCGGGGGACACCGCCGCCCCGCCGCGGCGCGACGTGGCCCAGTTGTTGCCGTTCGTGGCGATCGGCCTGGTGGTGTTGTTGCTCCAGATGGCCGTCTTCGACTCGGTGGGCGCCTCTGGGGCCGCCGGTACCGCCGGCTGGCTGGTCACGATCATCGCGGTTGGTGCCGGATTGATCTGGCATCAGTCCGCGCCGGAGCGGCGACAGCAGTGGGGCGGAAACCTGCCGGTGCCCTGGCTGAGCGCGGTGGTCGAGGAGAGCGACCGGCGGGCGTTCGTGCTCCGGTTCATCGGCGGCGGCATCCTGGTCGCGGTGGGGATCATCGGGGTCGCGGCGGTGTACTCCCCGACGCAGAACTTCGACGCGGTGCTCAACGGCGTGATCTTCGCCCTGGTCGGCTTGGCCGGCGTCGGGGTGGTCGCCGCACCGGTGCTGTGGCGGACCTGGAACCAGCTCCGGTCGGAGCGGGAGGGGCGCATCCGGGAGCAGGAGCGGGCTGAACTGGCCGCCATGGTGCATGACCAGGTGTTGCACACGCTCGCTCTGATCCAGCGCAACGCCGGTGACGGGAAGACTGTGACGCGGCTGGCCCGGGGACAGGAGCGCTCGTTGCGCAACTGGCTGTACCGGCCGACGGCCTCACCGTCGGAACGCCTCGCGGCGGCTCTGGAGCAGGCGGCGGCCGAGGCGGAGGACACGTTCGCGATTACGGTGGAGACCGTGGTTGTCGGCGACCGGAGGACCGATGAGCGGGTCGGCGCGTTGGTGGCCGCCGCTCGCGAGGCTCTGGTCAACGCCGCCCGGCACGCCGGGGTGCAGACCGTCTCGCTTTACGCCGAGGTCGAACCCGAGCAGGTCAGCGTCTTCGTCCGAGATCGGGGCAGGGGATTCGACCCGGCTACGGTGGAGGATCACCGGCACGGTGTCCGGGGTTCGATCATCGGCCGGATGCAGCGGCACGGTGGCCGGGCGGAGATCCGCTCCGAGTTGGGGGAGGGGACCGAGGTCCGGTTGATCCTGCCGATCTCCCGCGACTCGTCCACGGCGGAGAGGAGATAG
- a CDS encoding response regulator, whose amino-acid sequence MADQTAGAAEEAVVAGRRLRVFLVDDHAMFRAGVRAELGAHVDVVGEASTVAEAVSRIASTEPDVVLLDVHMPEGGGRAVLEAIRRTHPHVRFLALSVSDAAEDVIGLIRSGARGYVTKTISPDDLAAAVRRVADGDAVFSPRLAGFVLDAFAARPDAPVSDPELDQLTNREREVLRLLARGYAYKEIAKELYISIKTVETHVSNVLRKLQMSSRYELSRWAADRRLV is encoded by the coding sequence ATGGCGGATCAGACGGCGGGCGCTGCTGAGGAAGCGGTCGTGGCCGGGCGGCGGCTGCGGGTGTTCCTCGTTGACGACCACGCGATGTTCCGGGCCGGCGTCCGCGCCGAACTGGGTGCGCATGTCGACGTCGTGGGTGAGGCGAGCACGGTGGCTGAGGCGGTCAGCCGGATCGCCAGCACCGAGCCCGACGTGGTGCTGCTCGATGTGCACATGCCCGAAGGCGGCGGCCGGGCGGTCCTCGAGGCCATCCGGCGTACGCACCCGCACGTGCGGTTTCTCGCGCTCAGCGTTTCGGATGCCGCCGAGGACGTGATCGGGCTGATCCGGTCCGGCGCCCGCGGCTACGTCACCAAGACGATCTCGCCAGATGACCTGGCGGCGGCTGTCCGCCGGGTCGCCGACGGTGATGCCGTGTTCAGCCCCCGGCTTGCCGGATTCGTGCTGGACGCCTTCGCCGCCCGCCCGGACGCGCCGGTGTCCGACCCCGAGTTGGACCAGCTCACCAACCGTGAGCGGGAGGTGCTGCGCCTGCTTGCCCGAGGGTACGCGTACAAGGAGATCGCCAAGGAGCTGTACATCTCGATCAAGACGGTGGAGACACATGTGTCGAACGTGCTCCGTAAGCTCCAGATGTCCAGCCGCTACGAGTTGTCCCGCTGGGCGGCGGATCGTCGGCTGGTCTGA
- a CDS encoding peptide ABC transporter substrate-binding protein produces the protein MRGKFLKVAVAATATAMLATACGGGSDDSDDAGGQSGGELRVYASEPAFLLPSNGNDEPSIYVIRQLYRGLVKYNAETGEAENDLAESITSDDKKLWTIKLKDGYTFDNGEPVDAESFIRSWNYAAYGPNAQNNGYFMKRIAGIKDVTAEDPDGDGPKTAPEPKAKTLSGLKKVDDLTFTVELSSPFTGFPTTIGYSGFFPMAQACVDDADTCNETPIGNGPYKIEGAWERGVQINLTRSDSWNGEPGKPDKINYRIFADVGSGYSAFQAGELDVMYTLPPERFKDAKASYGDRLFEQPGDSFNYVGMPLYNENFKDKRVRQAFSLAIDRQSIVDAVFDGRYSPATGFIAPTFQGAREGVCTYCKKDVEKAKALLAEAGGWKGGKLVLWANAGAGHDAWLQAVGDQIKAALGIDYELKVNLQFPEYLETADNRKFTGPFRLGWGPDYPFLETYLTPVYGTGSDSNNSTFSNPEFDSLMKQGDSAETIDEAITFYQKGEDILAEELPVIPMFWRKEAALYSENVDNFVWNQVSGADYGATSLK, from the coding sequence ATGCGCGGGAAATTCCTGAAGGTGGCGGTCGCGGCGACCGCCACCGCCATGTTGGCCACCGCCTGCGGCGGCGGCAGTGACGACTCGGACGATGCTGGCGGTCAGTCCGGCGGCGAGCTACGCGTTTACGCCTCGGAGCCGGCGTTCCTGCTGCCCTCCAACGGTAACGACGAGCCGTCGATCTATGTGATCCGTCAGCTCTACCGTGGTCTGGTCAAGTACAACGCCGAGACCGGTGAGGCCGAGAACGACCTGGCTGAGTCGATCACGTCGGATGACAAGAAGCTCTGGACGATCAAGCTGAAGGACGGCTACACCTTCGACAACGGTGAGCCGGTCGACGCCGAGTCCTTCATCCGGTCATGGAACTACGCCGCTTACGGGCCGAACGCCCAGAACAACGGCTACTTCATGAAGCGAATCGCCGGGATCAAGGACGTCACGGCCGAGGACCCGGACGGTGATGGTCCGAAGACGGCCCCGGAGCCGAAGGCCAAGACGCTGTCGGGCCTGAAGAAGGTCGACGACCTGACCTTCACTGTCGAGCTCTCTTCGCCGTTCACTGGCTTCCCGACCACGATCGGCTACTCGGGCTTCTTCCCGATGGCTCAGGCGTGCGTCGACGATGCGGACACGTGCAACGAGACCCCGATCGGGAACGGCCCTTACAAGATCGAAGGCGCCTGGGAGCGTGGCGTCCAGATCAACCTGACCCGTAGTGACTCCTGGAACGGTGAGCCGGGCAAGCCCGACAAGATCAACTACCGGATCTTCGCGGACGTCGGCTCTGGTTACTCCGCCTTCCAGGCCGGCGAGCTGGACGTGATGTACACCCTGCCGCCGGAGCGCTTCAAGGACGCCAAGGCAAGCTACGGCGACCGCCTGTTCGAGCAGCCGGGCGACAGCTTCAACTACGTCGGTATGCCGCTGTACAACGAGAACTTCAAGGACAAGCGGGTCCGTCAGGCGTTCTCGCTGGCGATCGACCGGCAGTCCATCGTGGACGCGGTGTTCGACGGCCGGTACTCGCCGGCTACCGGCTTCATCGCGCCGACCTTCCAGGGTGCCCGTGAGGGCGTCTGCACGTACTGCAAGAAGGACGTCGAGAAGGCCAAGGCGCTGCTCGCCGAGGCCGGTGGCTGGAAGGGCGGCAAGCTGGTCCTGTGGGCCAACGCCGGTGCTGGCCACGATGCCTGGCTGCAGGCGGTGGGTGACCAGATCAAGGCCGCGCTGGGTATCGACTACGAGCTGAAGGTCAACCTGCAGTTCCCCGAGTACCTGGAGACTGCCGACAACCGGAAGTTCACCGGCCCGTTCCGGCTCGGTTGGGGCCCGGACTACCCGTTCCTGGAGACCTACCTGACTCCGGTTTACGGCACCGGCTCCGACAGCAACAACTCCACCTTCAGCAACCCCGAGTTCGACAGCCTGATGAAGCAGGGTGACTCCGCCGAGACCATCGACGAGGCGATCACCTTCTACCAGAAGGGTGAGGACATCCTGGCGGAGGAGCTGCCGGTTATCCCGATGTTCTGGCGCAAGGAGGCGGCGCTCTACAGCGAGAACGTCGACAACTTCGTCTGGAACCAGGTCTCGGGCGCCGACTACGGTGCGACCTCGCTGAAGTAG
- a CDS encoding ABC transporter permease encodes MGRYVIRRLLQFIPTVLGTMFLLHYMTSLAIQFSGNPVRALFGDRTPSPALLAAVTERLGYADPCLDQKGNPCFGLFVDRVQNIFFHFDFGINMRQQEVTEMVADRLPFTLKLLVIAIIFEAVVGIAAGVWAGLRGGSFADNLVKISTVFVISVPIFVLGVLVREFVGVKFGNILRDQEWIPDVVASGFFSPGFKPDYPTASLLIPGMVLGAVALATTARLTRTSIMENIRADFVRTARAKGLANKRVIGVHTLRNSLIPVITYLGVDIGSAMAGAVVTETIFNVPGIGRMVTEAARTGEAAVVIGVVTMLVLVILIVNLLVDLLYAVLDPRIRYE; translated from the coding sequence ATGGGGCGCTACGTCATTCGACGGTTGCTCCAGTTCATCCCGACCGTGCTGGGCACGATGTTCCTGCTCCACTACATGACTTCGCTGGCGATCCAGTTCAGCGGGAACCCGGTCCGGGCGCTGTTCGGCGACCGGACCCCTTCGCCGGCCCTGCTCGCGGCTGTCACCGAGCGGCTCGGTTACGCCGACCCCTGCCTCGACCAGAAGGGCAACCCCTGTTTCGGGCTGTTCGTCGATCGGGTGCAGAACATTTTTTTCCACTTTGACTTCGGCATCAACATGCGGCAGCAGGAGGTCACCGAGATGGTGGCCGACAGACTTCCGTTTACCCTGAAGCTGCTGGTGATCGCGATCATCTTCGAAGCGGTCGTCGGTATCGCGGCCGGGGTGTGGGCGGGTCTGCGGGGCGGCAGCTTCGCCGACAACCTGGTGAAGATCAGCACCGTCTTCGTGATCTCGGTGCCGATCTTCGTGCTCGGCGTGCTGGTGCGGGAGTTCGTCGGGGTCAAGTTCGGCAACATCCTGCGTGATCAGGAGTGGATTCCCGACGTCGTCGCTTCCGGATTCTTCAGTCCCGGCTTCAAGCCGGACTATCCCACCGCCAGTCTCCTGATCCCGGGCATGGTGCTGGGTGCGGTCGCGCTCGCTACCACCGCGCGCCTGACCCGGACCAGCATCATGGAGAACATCCGGGCCGACTTCGTCCGGACCGCCCGAGCGAAGGGCCTGGCCAACAAGCGGGTCATCGGTGTGCACACGCTGCGTAACTCGTTGATTCCGGTGATCACATACCTCGGCGTCGACATCGGTTCCGCCATGGCCGGCGCGGTGGTCACCGAGACCATCTTTAACGTGCCCGGTATCGGCCGGATGGTGACGGAAGCTGCTCGTACCGGTGAGGCGGCCGTGGTCATCGGCGTGGTGACCATGCTGGTGCTGGTCATTCTGATCGTCAACCTGCTGGTCGACCTCCTGTACGCCGTGCTCGACCCGAGGATTCGCTATGAGTGA
- a CDS encoding ABC transporter permease, whose translation MSDATSGGTAVGGTPVSGGGQAPGSKGGKERNASLWADARRQLVRDRVFMLALLYIFVVGSMAAFPKLWTSQDPRACTTDLSRVPPSWDHPFGFDRLGCDYYSHAIFGARPSMVIAIMATGAIVILGGLMGLLAGYYGGWVDALISRLMDIFFSLPFLLGAIVFLTVIKKQNEWTIAAVLFLLSWPTIARIIRGSVISSKDLDYVQAARAVGAGNGRLMFRHILPNAIAPMLVYATIVLGAFVAAEATLTFLGIGLQPPTQSWGIMISAHQNYFLEDPWLLLFPCGLLVGTVLSFILMGDALRDALDPKLR comes from the coding sequence ATGAGCGACGCGACGAGCGGCGGTACCGCCGTGGGCGGTACGCCGGTCTCCGGCGGCGGCCAGGCTCCAGGAAGCAAGGGCGGCAAGGAACGTAACGCCAGCCTCTGGGCGGACGCCCGCCGACAGCTGGTCCGCGACCGGGTTTTCATGCTCGCCCTGCTGTACATTTTCGTCGTCGGCTCGATGGCGGCCTTCCCCAAGCTCTGGACCAGTCAGGATCCGCGGGCCTGCACCACCGACTTGTCCCGGGTCCCGCCGAGTTGGGATCACCCGTTCGGCTTCGACCGCCTGGGCTGCGACTACTACTCGCACGCCATCTTCGGCGCCCGGCCGTCGATGGTGATCGCGATCATGGCGACCGGGGCCATTGTGATCCTCGGCGGCCTGATGGGTCTGCTTGCCGGCTACTACGGTGGCTGGGTCGACGCGCTCATTTCCCGGCTGATGGACATCTTCTTCTCACTGCCGTTCCTGCTTGGCGCGATCGTGTTCCTGACCGTGATCAAAAAGCAGAACGAATGGACCATCGCCGCGGTGTTGTTCCTGCTGAGTTGGCCGACCATCGCCCGGATCATCCGCGGCAGCGTCATCTCCTCGAAGGACCTGGACTACGTGCAGGCGGCCAGGGCGGTCGGGGCGGGCAACGGGCGGCTGATGTTCCGCCACATCCTGCCGAACGCGATCGCGCCGATGTTGGTGTACGCCACGATCGTGCTGGGTGCCTTCGTCGCCGCGGAGGCCACGCTGACCTTCCTCGGGATCGGACTCCAGCCACCGACGCAGTCCTGGGGCATCATGATCTCGGCCCACCAGAACTACTTCCTGGAGGATCCGTGGCTGCTGCTGTTCCCCTGTGGGCTGCTGGTCGGCACGGTGCTGTCCTTCATCCTCATGGGTGACGCCCTGCGTGACGCCCTCGACCCGAAGCTCCGGTGA